The genomic stretch TTCATCGGGAACTCCTGCCGCCATATCCCCACCTGTTCCGAGTACGGCTACGAGGCGATCGGGCGCCACGGGCTCTGGGCCGGCGGGTGGATGACGCTGTTCCGGGTCGGTCGCTGCGGGCCGGGCGGCACTTCCGGCCTGGACCCGGTGCCGGAGACGCTCCAGCAACGTCAGCAATGGTGGCTTCCCTGGCGATATTGGCGTCCTCACCCGTGATGGCCGCGCTTGAATAGGTACGGGAAAAGCACTATCAACCGGCCCGTTCGCACTCGGCAGCGCAAGATCAGCGCCGATCATTCACCACCACCCGCATTCGTTGGCGGGACTGGATTCAGGAGCAGTCATGTCCCAAACCGTTTCCCTTACCTTCCCCGATGGCTCCGTCCGCGCGTTTGACGCCGGTACGACAGGGCGCGATGTCGCGGAATCCATCTCGAAGTCGTTGGTCAAGAAGGCCGTTGCGGTCACCATTGACGGTACGCTGCGCGATCTCTCCGATCCCGTCACCGACGGTGCGATCGAAATCGTCACCCGTACCGATCCTCGTGCGCTGGAGCTGATCCGCCACGATACCGCACACGTGATGGCAGAGGCCGTGCAGGAACTCTGGCCGTCGACGCAGGTAACGATCGGCCCGGTCATCGAGAACGGATTCTACTACGATTTCGCTCGCGATACGCCGTTCACGCCGGAGGACCTGCCCCGGATCGAGGCGAAGATGAAGGAGATCATCGCCCGCAACAAGCC from Pseudorhizobium banfieldiae encodes the following:
- the yidD gene encoding membrane protein insertion efficiency factor YidD; protein product: MCDGPGCTHSPRVGRSRNWQGPFRRTPGRLAGMGLICLYQLTLSGFIGNSCRHIPTCSEYGYEAIGRHGLWAGGWMTLFRVGRCGPGGTSGLDPVPETLQQRQQWWLPWRYWRPHP